One genomic region from Saprospiraceae bacterium encodes:
- a CDS encoding alpha-amylase has translation MKIFSIIFLTILLFTACRQSSPTDKQSAVPVTSKPVEITGNPEWDDQAVMYEVNLRQYTPEGTFDAFGNHVDRLAKMGVDILWLMPIFPISEEKRKGTLGSYYSVSDFMETNPEFGTKQDFKNLVDKIHHAGMKVIIDWVPNHTGWGHVWLKAHPEYYTQDSMGQIIDPIDPETGKSWGWTDVADLNYDNQAMRQAQIDAMQYWLTDFDVDGFRYDVAHNVPADFWRTVSDSLRSMKSILLLGESEIPQFRNDGALDVDYGWDFHHLFNDIAKGKQHASAIDSLLVNDRIKNLKGYHIYFTSNHDENSWSGTEFERMGAADKIMDVLAFTFDGMPLLYSGQEEPLKKRLEFFEKDSIPWKNYAYADFFKTLFDLKQRNKALGNGSAGVPLEKIAVHKDVYAFEKNKDGDRVIVMLNLSAKPQTAMITKDIPAMQDIFTLQAASYKKDQKITLKPWEYRVYSTR, from the coding sequence ATGAAAATATTTTCTATCATTTTCCTGACTATCTTATTATTCACAGCATGTCGCCAATCGTCTCCTACTGACAAACAAAGTGCTGTACCTGTGACGAGCAAACCGGTAGAGATCACTGGCAATCCTGAATGGGATGATCAGGCTGTCATGTACGAAGTCAATCTGCGACAGTATACTCCGGAGGGCACTTTCGATGCGTTTGGCAATCACGTAGATCGATTGGCTAAGATGGGCGTGGATATTTTATGGCTAATGCCAATCTTCCCAATCAGTGAAGAGAAAAGAAAAGGAACCCTCGGTAGTTATTATAGTGTCTCAGATTTTATGGAGACCAATCCTGAGTTTGGTACTAAACAGGATTTTAAAAACCTGGTGGATAAAATACATCATGCTGGCATGAAGGTCATCATCGATTGGGTGCCTAATCATACCGGCTGGGGCCATGTTTGGCTTAAAGCTCATCCAGAATACTATACCCAGGATTCTATGGGCCAAATCATCGATCCAATAGACCCTGAGACGGGGAAGTCCTGGGGATGGACTGATGTCGCAGACCTCAATTATGACAATCAGGCTATGCGTCAGGCTCAGATTGATGCCATGCAGTATTGGCTCACCGATTTTGATGTGGATGGGTTCAGATATGATGTGGCCCACAATGTACCTGCTGATTTTTGGCGCACCGTATCCGACAGTCTGCGATCGATGAAATCTATCCTTTTATTGGGTGAAAGTGAGATTCCTCAATTTCGAAATGACGGCGCTTTGGATGTAGACTATGGATGGGATTTCCATCATCTATTCAATGATATTGCTAAAGGTAAACAACATGCTTCGGCTATTGATTCACTGCTGGTAAATGATCGCATTAAAAACCTTAAAGGTTATCATATCTATTTTACTTCCAATCACGATGAAAACTCCTGGTCAGGTACTGAATTTGAGCGCATGGGTGCTGCTGATAAAATCATGGATGTACTGGCCTTCACTTTCGATGGCATGCCGTTACTCTACAGTGGACAGGAAGAACCACTCAAAAAACGGCTGGAATTTTTTGAAAAAGATTCAATACCCTGGAAGAACTATGCGTATGCAGATTTTTTTAAAACTTTGTTTGATCTAAAACAGCGAAATAAAGCCCTGGGTAATGGTTCTGCCGGTGTCCCACTTGAAAAAATAGCAGTACATAAAGATGTTTATGCTTTTGAAAAAAACAAAGACGGTGATAGAGTTATCGTTATGCTCAATCTGTCTGCCAAACCTCAGACCGCTATGATCACTAAGGATATACCTGCCATGCAGGATATTTTCACCTTGCAAGCTGCCAGCTATAAAAAAGATCAAAAAATCACTCTAAAACCCTGGGAATATCGGGTGTATTCGACCCGATAA
- a CDS encoding 23S rRNA (pseudouridine(1915)-N(3))-methyltransferase RlmH produces the protein MKFEIWAIGKCAHSYLQNGIELYCKKLKHYIPVEYVEWPEPKAARTADKEKSLKLQADYIISKITSEDYLILLDEQGAPFTSKQFASQINKWMLQSSKRIIFLIGGAFGFHPSIYDRSKAKISLSNMTFSHDMVRLILLEQVYRACTILKNEPYHHD, from the coding sequence ATGAAATTTGAAATTTGGGCGATCGGTAAGTGTGCCCATTCTTACCTCCAGAATGGAATAGAATTATATTGCAAAAAACTCAAACATTACATTCCTGTAGAATATGTGGAATGGCCGGAGCCTAAAGCAGCCCGCACTGCTGATAAAGAAAAGTCCTTAAAATTGCAGGCCGACTATATCATAAGCAAAATTACCTCTGAAGATTATTTGATCTTATTGGACGAGCAAGGTGCACCTTTTACATCCAAGCAGTTTGCATCTCAAATCAATAAATGGATGCTCCAAAGCTCTAAACGGATCATATTTCTCATAGGGGGAGCATTTGGGTTTCACCCATCGATCTATGATCGGTCCAAGGCTAAAATTTCTCTATCCAACATGACATTTTCACATGATATGGTTCGATTAATTCTTTTAGAACAGGTATATCGAGCCTGTACCATATTAAAAAACGAACCTTATCACCACGATTGA
- a CDS encoding rhomboid family intramembrane serine protease, whose amino-acid sequence MSVTIVIIILNVLISWQAFQNHDLLQKLKHWPFAEKKNSEYYRILSGTFVHGDWMHLAFNMYALYSFGTILEYQFQEVFGQLNGRVFYVVLYLVSGILANLMTYFQKNDNPQFASVGASGSVSGIMFSFIIFYPWVQLLLFYVIPIPGVIAAVLYLIYSTYSARKGGGIIDHTAHLWGAVTGFALTILFRPTLWTDFIQMVSDKF is encoded by the coding sequence ATGAGCGTCACCATCGTTATCATCATCCTCAATGTATTGATCTCCTGGCAAGCATTCCAGAATCATGATTTGTTGCAAAAGCTCAAGCATTGGCCCTTTGCTGAAAAGAAAAATTCGGAGTACTACCGGATCCTCTCAGGTACTTTTGTACATGGAGATTGGATGCATCTGGCTTTTAATATGTATGCCCTATATAGCTTTGGCACCATTTTAGAATACCAGTTTCAGGAAGTATTTGGCCAGCTCAATGGCCGGGTGTTCTACGTGGTACTTTATCTCGTCAGTGGTATTTTGGCCAATTTGATGACCTATTTTCAGAAAAATGATAATCCTCAATTCGCCAGTGTTGGCGCTTCAGGATCCGTATCAGGTATCATGTTTTCGTTCATTATTTTCTACCCCTGGGTCCAATTACTATTGTTTTATGTGATTCCTATTCCAGGGGTGATCGCCGCTGTACTCTATCTGATTTACTCTACTTATTCAGCTAGAAAGGGAGGAGGTATCATAGATCATACTGCCCATCTTTGGGGAGCAGTGACAGGTTTTGCATTGACCATTTTGTTCAGACCAACCCTTTGGACTGACTTCATTCAGATGGTCAGTGATAAATTTTAA
- a CDS encoding ABC transporter ATP-binding protein, with protein MSALIEIQGLTKTYIMGADTVQALRGVDLSIFKNEYTALMGPSGSGKSTLMNLLGCLDTPTSGTYMLNGNDVSSMNDSELAEIRNKEIGFVFQTFNLLPRLSALDNVALPLIYAGMSKSARIERASHVLEITGLGDRMTHKPNELSGGQRQRVAIARALVNNPSIILADEPTGNLDSKTSDEIMRIFEEIHSQGNTIILVTHEPDVSLHAHRIVRLKDGAIESDTINENPVKYGIPVGVH; from the coding sequence ATGAGTGCTTTAATCGAAATACAGGGTTTGACAAAAACCTATATTATGGGTGCTGATACCGTGCAGGCCTTGAGGGGCGTAGACCTTTCAATATTTAAGAACGAATACACCGCATTGATGGGACCTTCGGGCAGTGGCAAGTCTACTTTAATGAACCTGCTTGGCTGCCTGGATACACCCACCAGCGGAACCTATATGCTTAACGGCAACGATGTCAGCAGTATGAATGATTCTGAACTGGCTGAGATCAGAAATAAAGAAATTGGGTTCGTCTTCCAGACTTTCAACTTACTTCCCAGGTTGAGTGCACTTGACAATGTTGCACTTCCCTTAATCTATGCAGGCATGAGTAAATCAGCGAGAATAGAGCGTGCCTCCCATGTGCTTGAAATAACTGGATTGGGTGATCGTATGACCCACAAACCCAATGAGTTGTCGGGTGGTCAGCGCCAACGGGTCGCTATCGCCAGAGCTTTGGTCAACAATCCCAGTATCATATTGGCTGATGAGCCGACAGGCAACCTGGATTCAAAGACCAGTGATGAGATCATGCGCATCTTCGAGGAAATCCATAGCCAGGGCAATACCATCATATTAGTCACACACGAACCTGATGTGTCATTACATGCACATCGAATCGTAAGATTAAAAGATGGAGCGATTGAATCTGATACCATCAACGAAAATCCAGTGAAATATGGCATTCCAGTAGGCGTGCATTAA
- the gatC gene encoding Asp-tRNA(Asn)/Glu-tRNA(Gln) amidotransferase subunit GatC — protein MQVSDQLILKLEMLAQLELDSTERALLQKDLQNIIGMVNKLQSIDTTDLEPLVHLGATESALRDDIPGGQLDRKAALSNATQKDEYFFLVPKVIEK, from the coding sequence ATGCAAGTCTCTGATCAGTTAATTTTAAAGCTAGAAATGTTAGCCCAACTCGAACTGGATTCCACCGAACGTGCCTTGCTGCAAAAAGACCTTCAGAATATCATCGGCATGGTCAATAAACTGCAATCTATCGATACTACCGATTTAGAACCACTGGTCCACCTGGGTGCAACTGAGTCTGCTTTGAGGGACGATATACCCGGGGGCCAATTGGACAGGAAAGCTGCCTTGTCCAATGCAACTCAAAAAGATGAATATTTTTTTCTGGTACCTAAAGTAATTGAAAAATGA
- a CDS encoding deoxynucleoside kinase, with the protein MSTAIKHIAVAGNIGAGKTSLAAQLSKHYSWDVMFEDASDNPYLSDFYFDMSRWSFNLQIHFLHSRYKQILAIRAGEMPVIQDRTIYEDANIFAPNLYEMGLMTKRDFDSYQHLFHTMSSQIDPPDLLIYLKGNISTLVDHIQTRGRDYEGNMSLDYLKKLNKKYDEWIDGYQSQLLIVPIDDLDFINRSEDLGKIVNMIDGKIHGLFS; encoded by the coding sequence ATGAGTACAGCAATCAAGCACATAGCCGTAGCAGGCAATATCGGAGCCGGCAAAACCAGCCTGGCGGCGCAACTGTCGAAACATTATAGCTGGGATGTTATGTTTGAAGATGCCTCCGACAATCCTTATCTCTCAGATTTTTATTTTGATATGAGCAGATGGTCTTTTAATCTTCAGATCCATTTTTTACACAGCCGGTACAAGCAGATATTGGCTATCCGTGCAGGAGAAATGCCTGTGATCCAGGATCGTACTATTTATGAAGATGCCAATATCTTTGCTCCCAACCTCTATGAAATGGGGCTTATGACCAAGCGTGATTTTGACTCTTACCAGCACTTATTTCACACGATGTCTTCACAAATAGATCCCCCTGATCTATTGATTTACCTTAAAGGCAATATCTCCACTTTGGTGGATCATATCCAAACAAGAGGAAGAGATTATGAAGGCAATATGAGTCTTGATTACCTCAAAAAACTGAATAAAAAGTATGACGAATGGATCGATGGCTATCAATCACAATTGCTCATAGTACCTATAGACGACCTTGATTTTATCAATCGATCCGAAGATTTAGGAAAAATCGTCAATATGATCGATGGCAAAATTCATGGCTTATTTTCCTGA
- a CDS encoding S9 family peptidase, with protein sequence MKKNWVLLLVIFSMNACIPKSDQKNMTNSINLFTPEKYIAPTAAEKPKSLTVGVDTRQDPYYWLNERDNAEVIQYLNDENAYTDSVLSPVKTLKADLFNELKARIKEDDSSVPYFKHGYFYYTRFETGKEYPIFCRKKGSLESPELILLNVNQLAEGHQYMLAGGINVSPDDRYMMYVVDSTGRNLFTAYVKDLQTGSLLPDQFETAGGLEWINDSKTIIYDTKDPVTLRSDKIWRHTLGGIKDELLFNEIDETAYCSISKSKSDKYIFLNHGYTQNVETHVMSADESKGSFDVIKPRTKDFYYSVDHFGDEFYILTNKDGAKNFKLMKTPVSKVSVDHWIDVIPHDENVLIEHFEIFKNYLVVQERKNGLNQMLVRNWSDGAEHYIDFGEPTYSAGFGENPEFDTDVLRYVFNSFKTPPSTIDYNLATKTKEIKKVQPILNGFSSDNYETAFVWVEGQDKTKIPMSLVYRKGFKKDGTAPCYLVGYGSYGSTYDPDFNSNWISLLDRGFVCGIAHIRGGMEMGFKWYEQGKMMNKMNTFTDFIDCGQWLVDQKFTSKDRLFATGRSAGGLLMGAITNLRPDLFKGIITGVPFVDVLTTMSDPSIPLTTGEYTEWGNPNIKAEYDYMKKYSPYDNIETKEYPNIYVFTSLNDSQVQYFEPAKYVAKLRKLKTDHNTLVLKTNMSGSHGGSSGRFQRLHERAAEYSFMLGLLGIQDAGIKN encoded by the coding sequence ATGAAAAAAAATTGGGTCTTACTCTTGGTTATTTTTTCAATGAATGCTTGCATACCTAAATCTGATCAAAAAAATATGACCAACTCTATCAATCTTTTTACACCTGAAAAATATATAGCTCCTACTGCCGCCGAAAAACCCAAATCTTTGACTGTGGGCGTGGATACCCGTCAGGATCCATATTACTGGCTCAACGAACGAGATAATGCGGAAGTCATCCAATACCTCAATGATGAAAATGCATACACAGACAGTGTGCTCAGTCCCGTCAAAACATTGAAAGCAGACTTATTCAATGAATTAAAGGCCAGGATCAAAGAGGATGACAGTTCGGTTCCTTATTTTAAGCATGGCTACTTTTATTATACCAGGTTTGAGACGGGCAAAGAATATCCCATATTTTGTCGTAAAAAAGGCAGTTTGGAATCACCCGAACTTATCCTGCTCAATGTCAATCAGTTGGCTGAAGGCCACCAATATATGCTGGCAGGTGGTATCAATGTGAGTCCTGATGACCGATATATGATGTATGTAGTAGACTCCACAGGTCGCAATCTTTTTACTGCTTATGTCAAAGATCTGCAGACAGGTTCCTTGTTGCCAGATCAGTTTGAAACAGCTGGTGGCTTGGAATGGATCAATGATTCTAAGACCATCATTTATGATACCAAAGACCCTGTCACATTAAGGTCTGATAAAATCTGGCGTCATACCCTGGGCGGAATAAAAGATGAATTGCTCTTCAACGAAATTGACGAAACAGCCTACTGCAGTATATCAAAATCCAAGTCAGATAAATATATTTTCCTCAATCATGGATATACACAAAATGTCGAAACCCATGTCATGTCGGCAGACGAGTCCAAAGGATCATTTGATGTGATAAAACCAAGGACAAAAGACTTTTATTATTCTGTGGATCATTTCGGGGATGAGTTTTATATCTTGACCAATAAGGACGGCGCGAAAAATTTTAAACTCATGAAGACGCCCGTATCGAAGGTAAGTGTCGATCACTGGATAGATGTCATACCTCATGATGAAAATGTACTGATCGAACATTTTGAAATTTTTAAAAACTATCTCGTCGTACAAGAAAGAAAAAATGGGTTGAATCAGATGTTGGTCAGAAATTGGTCTGATGGTGCTGAACACTATATCGACTTTGGAGAACCCACCTATTCGGCTGGTTTTGGAGAAAATCCTGAGTTTGACACCGATGTATTGCGGTATGTCTTCAATTCTTTCAAAACACCTCCTTCCACGATTGATTATAATCTGGCAACTAAAACAAAGGAGATCAAAAAAGTCCAGCCAATACTAAACGGTTTCTCTTCGGATAATTATGAGACAGCGTTTGTATGGGTTGAAGGTCAAGATAAGACCAAAATCCCTATGTCCCTGGTCTACCGCAAGGGATTCAAAAAAGATGGCACAGCACCTTGTTACCTGGTGGGCTATGGATCATATGGATCCACCTATGATCCAGATTTTAATAGCAATTGGATCAGTCTGCTTGATCGGGGATTTGTGTGTGGGATAGCCCATATAAGAGGAGGCATGGAGATGGGCTTTAAGTGGTATGAGCAAGGTAAGATGATGAATAAGATGAACACTTTTACCGATTTTATAGATTGCGGTCAATGGTTGGTGGATCAAAAATTTACTTCAAAAGACAGATTATTTGCGACAGGAAGAAGTGCGGGAGGCTTGCTGATGGGCGCTATCACCAATTTAAGACCAGACTTATTTAAAGGAATTATCACCGGAGTACCTTTTGTAGATGTATTGACGACGATGTCGGATCCTTCCATTCCTTTGACTACCGGAGAATATACCGAATGGGGCAATCCCAATATTAAAGCTGAATATGACTATATGAAAAAATATTCGCCATATGACAATATTGAGACAAAAGAATATCCCAATATCTATGTGTTTACTTCTTTAAATGATTCACAAGTTCAATATTTTGAGCCTGCCAAATATGTCGCCAAGCTTCGAAAATTGAAGACCGACCATAATACTTTGGTGTTAAAAACCAATATGTCAGGCTCACATGGTGGGTCCTCAGGCAGGTTTCAGAGGTTACATGAGCGTGCTGCAGAATATTCCTTTATGTTAGGTCTTCTTGGCATTCAGGATGCTGGAATTAAAAATTGA
- a CDS encoding transglutaminase family protein, which produces MATKISIYHKTIYHFDRAVKLYPHIFRLRPAAHSRTPIETYSFKITPEDHFINWQQDPFGNFQARVVFPEKSTFLQIEVELIARMQVINPFDFFVEESADMFPFIYDDRQKKELNPYLELEMIGPTTQKFIERCRPISPLKTIDFLVDINRQVYQALSYNIRMETGVQSCDETLYKGSGSCRDFAWLLVQVLRNYGLAARFVSGYLIQLTPDIKSLDGPSGPEKDFTDLHAWTEVYIPGAGWVGLDPTSGLFAGEGHIPLSCNPDYANAAPVTGATDICDVKFEFENRVTRIYEDPRVTKPYNDDQWAKVMSVGAVVEQDLVDHEVRLTMGGEPTFVSIDDLESAEWNTEADGPLKRKLAYDLANRLKSRFAHGGLLHFGQGKWYPGELLPRWQYGLYWRKDGLPIWNNEALVAKEGQTPYTFQHAEIFIQELTSQLDIAPSFTLPAYEDPIYWALEEGKLPPEVDPLKTNLKDSIQRHTLAQILEKGLNNPAGFILPLKWSLEEAKWNSCAWTFRRKNCFLIPGNSPLGLRLPLESLPKTTTKTAQIILPRSPFEEVPDLALSLLIKSNVAAIDEPDLTSSEIVETFTMALCIQERQGIIYVFLPPVDHLEQYLELIAHIEHISSRLSMPVRIEGYTPPADNRLEKLMVTPDPGVIEVNVHPTQTWQQLVDNTTALYEEAFLARLGTEKFMVDGRHTGTGGGNHVTLGGITPADSPFLRRPDLLRSLITYWQHHPALSYLFAGPFIGPTSQAPRVDEGRDERLYELEIAFEQIPDHGPVPFWLVDRIFRNLLVDITGNTHRAEFCIDKLYSPDSNTGRLGILEMRAFDMPPHKQMSLVQTLMVRALVAKFWKNPYKKKLIRWGTELHDKFLLPHFAYIDMIDVVNDLKDAGYAFDISWFDPFFEFRFPHYGSITVDGIHLEIRLGIEPWHVLGEELSNAGTARFVDSSLERIQVKISGMVPGRHILLCNGCRTPLRTTGIKGEYVAGVRYKAWNPPSALHPKIGVDAPLTFDILDLWNNKIIGGCKYFVSHPGGRSFDTYPINSYEAESRKISRFWEFGQTPSSSLEQTAPVIFTPGVSRFVAENKTNLKAGTPLEIINPEYPNTLDLRRYWLAHPPQL; this is translated from the coding sequence ATGGCTACAAAAATCAGCATCTACCACAAAACAATATATCACTTTGACCGGGCGGTAAAACTTTATCCTCATATTTTCAGACTAAGGCCTGCAGCACATTCAAGAACTCCAATCGAAACTTATTCCTTCAAGATCACACCTGAAGATCATTTCATCAATTGGCAACAAGATCCTTTTGGTAATTTCCAGGCAAGAGTGGTTTTTCCCGAAAAATCTACCTTCCTTCAGATAGAAGTCGAGCTGATCGCCAGGATGCAGGTCATCAATCCTTTTGACTTTTTTGTCGAAGAATCGGCGGACATGTTTCCATTCATTTACGATGATAGGCAGAAAAAAGAATTAAATCCTTACCTCGAGTTGGAGATGATCGGTCCCACCACCCAAAAATTTATCGAGCGATGCCGGCCAATCTCTCCACTCAAAACTATTGATTTTCTGGTAGATATCAACCGGCAGGTGTACCAGGCACTCAGCTATAATATTCGCATGGAGACCGGAGTGCAATCTTGTGACGAAACTTTGTATAAAGGGAGTGGTTCCTGTCGGGATTTTGCCTGGTTATTGGTGCAAGTACTCCGAAATTATGGATTGGCAGCCCGTTTTGTTTCTGGCTATTTGATCCAATTAACGCCCGATATCAAATCTTTAGATGGTCCTTCTGGTCCTGAAAAAGATTTTACAGACCTTCATGCATGGACAGAAGTATACATTCCTGGGGCTGGTTGGGTTGGATTAGATCCTACTTCTGGTCTTTTTGCCGGCGAAGGACATATCCCATTGAGTTGTAACCCCGATTATGCCAATGCTGCTCCAGTGACCGGCGCAACAGATATCTGCGATGTAAAATTTGAGTTTGAAAATCGGGTCACTCGTATTTATGAAGATCCTCGCGTCACCAAACCATATAACGATGATCAATGGGCCAAAGTCATGTCGGTGGGAGCAGTCGTAGAGCAAGACCTGGTTGACCACGAGGTAAGGCTTACTATGGGAGGTGAACCAACATTTGTATCTATAGATGATTTGGAATCTGCTGAGTGGAATACTGAAGCTGATGGCCCACTAAAAAGAAAGCTTGCTTATGATCTGGCCAATCGATTAAAATCCCGATTTGCTCATGGCGGTTTGTTGCATTTTGGCCAAGGAAAATGGTATCCCGGGGAGCTTTTGCCAAGGTGGCAATATGGGCTTTATTGGAGGAAAGATGGATTGCCTATCTGGAATAACGAAGCCCTGGTGGCAAAAGAGGGTCAAACCCCCTATACGTTTCAACATGCTGAAATATTCATCCAGGAATTGACCAGCCAGCTCGATATTGCACCTTCGTTTACACTGCCTGCTTACGAAGATCCTATTTATTGGGCACTTGAAGAAGGTAAACTCCCTCCCGAGGTTGACCCTCTGAAAACGAATCTGAAAGACTCCATTCAAAGGCATACGCTCGCTCAAATATTGGAGAAAGGCTTGAACAATCCAGCAGGATTTATATTACCCTTAAAATGGAGTTTAGAAGAGGCCAAATGGAACTCTTGTGCATGGACTTTCCGGCGAAAAAATTGTTTCCTTATCCCTGGCAATTCTCCTTTAGGTTTAAGGCTACCCCTGGAGTCTCTTCCCAAAACCACAACCAAAACTGCTCAAATCATTTTACCCAGAAGCCCTTTCGAAGAAGTACCTGATCTTGCTCTATCTCTTTTAATCAAAAGCAACGTTGCAGCCATCGATGAGCCGGATTTAACTTCCAGTGAAATAGTCGAAACTTTCACCATGGCATTGTGCATCCAGGAAAGACAAGGCATAATATACGTGTTCTTGCCACCGGTAGATCATCTTGAACAATATCTTGAACTGATAGCGCATATTGAACACATATCCAGTAGATTATCCATGCCGGTTAGAATCGAAGGCTACACACCTCCTGCTGATAATAGATTGGAGAAATTAATGGTGACTCCAGACCCCGGAGTCATAGAAGTAAATGTGCATCCTACCCAAACCTGGCAACAACTGGTTGATAATACCACCGCCTTATACGAAGAAGCATTTTTGGCAAGACTTGGTACAGAAAAATTTATGGTGGATGGTCGACATACAGGCACAGGTGGAGGCAATCATGTGACATTAGGTGGAATCACTCCTGCCGACAGCCCTTTTTTGCGTAGACCTGACCTGTTGCGAAGTTTGATTACTTACTGGCAGCACCACCCCGCTTTGAGCTATTTATTCGCAGGTCCATTTATAGGTCCTACCAGCCAGGCACCCAGGGTTGACGAAGGCCGTGACGAAAGATTATATGAACTGGAGATCGCTTTTGAGCAGATTCCTGACCATGGACCAGTCCCTTTCTGGTTGGTTGACAGGATTTTTCGAAACTTATTGGTTGATATCACAGGCAATACTCATCGGGCTGAGTTTTGTATTGATAAGCTGTATTCGCCTGATTCCAATACAGGCAGATTGGGTATACTGGAAATGCGTGCATTTGATATGCCCCCGCACAAACAGATGAGCCTGGTGCAAACCTTGATGGTCAGAGCACTGGTGGCCAAATTTTGGAAAAATCCCTATAAGAAAAAACTCATCCGATGGGGTACAGAATTGCACGACAAATTCCTATTGCCGCATTTTGCCTATATCGACATGATTGATGTGGTCAATGATCTTAAAGATGCAGGATACGCTTTTGACATCTCCTGGTTTGACCCTTTTTTCGAATTTAGATTTCCGCATTATGGTAGCATCACCGTGGACGGCATTCATCTGGAAATCCGTCTTGGTATCGAACCCTGGCATGTGCTCGGCGAAGAGCTCTCCAATGCCGGGACTGCCCGATTTGTAGATTCCTCCCTTGAAAGGATCCAGGTCAAAATATCAGGCATGGTGCCTGGCAGACATATATTACTTTGCAATGGATGCCGTACGCCACTTAGAACTACAGGTATCAAAGGCGAGTATGTAGCTGGTGTCCGATACAAAGCCTGGAATCCTCCATCTGCACTTCATCCTAAGATTGGTGTAGATGCCCCGCTGACATTTGACATCCTCGATCTGTGGAATAATAAAATCATAGGAGGTTGCAAATATTTTGTTAGTCATCCGGGAGGACGGAGTTTTGATACCTATCCAATCAACAGTTATGAAGCAGAGTCCAGAAAAATCAGTCGCTTTTGGGAATTTGGGCAGACCCCATCATCCTCTCTGGAACAAACAGCTCCAGTGATTTTTACACCCGGCGTATCGAGATTTGTGGCAGAAAACAAAACCAATCTCAAAGCAGGGACACCCTTAGAGATCATCAATCCAGAGTATCCCAACACCCTGGATCTAAGGCGTTATTGGTTAGCTCATCCTCCTCAATTGTAG